The region AGTGTAACCATGCAGTCTCTGGCAAAGTCCAAATGAAATGTTAGCACATCTGATCCTACACTAACCATCCACCCATGTCATTTAACCTGCCATGACGATTGGCATGTTAGGGCAAGTTACCCAAAGATTTGACGTTTGAGATCTTTGAGAGGTTGACAAAAAACTGATGGGGCGCTGTAGGTCAATCAGATTGAGTCAGATTTGTGAACTAATGGATGGCTAACAATGTTAAATCCGTTTTAATTGTTACAGTATGAGGACAATGCTTGCTTGAATGTGAAACCAGTAGTTCATTGAGCAgacggcagactcaggagcctcggtttttcggatgactgccttgcctggttcaccaattactttgcagacagagttcagtgcgtcaaatcggagggcatgctgtctggtcctctggcagtctctatgggggtgccacagggttcaattctcgggccgactcttttctctgtgtatatcaatgatgttgctcttgctgcgggcgattccctgatccacctctacgcagacgacaccattctatataccttcggcccgtctttggacactgtgctatctaacctccaaacaagcttcaatgccatacaacactccttccgtggcctccaactgctcttaaacgctagtaaaaccaaatgcatgcttttcaaccggtcgctgcctgcacccgcatgcccgactagcatcaccaccctggatggttccgacctagaatatgtggacgtctataagtacctaggtgtctggctagactgcaaactctccttccagactcatatcaaacatctccaatcgaaaatcaaatcaagagtcggctttctattccgcaacaaagcctccttcactcacgccgccaagcttaccctagtaaaactgactatcctaccgatcctcgacttcggcgatgtcatctacaaaatggcttccaacactctactcagcaaactggatgcagtctatcacagtgccatccgtttcgtcactaaagcaccttataccacccaccactgcgacttgtatgctctagtcggctggccctcgctacatattcgtcgccagacccactggctccaggtcatctacaagtccatgctaggtaaagctccgccttatctcagctcactggtcacgatggcaacacccatccgtagcacgcgctccagcaggtgtatctcactgatcatccctaaagccaacacctcatttggccgcctttcgttccagtactctgctgcctgtgactggaacgaattgcaaaaatcgctgaagttggagacttttatctccctcaccaacttcaaacatcagctatctgagcagctaaccgatcgctgcagcggtacatagtctattggtaaatagcccaccctttttcacctacctcatccccatactgtttttatttatttacttttctgctcttttgcacaccaatatctctacctgtacatgaccatctgatcattcatcactccagtgttaatctgcaaaattgtaattatttgcctacctcctcatgccttttgcacacattgtatatagactccccctttggtttctactgtgttattgacttgttaattgtttactccatgtgtaactctttgttgtctgctcacactgctatgctttatcttggccaggtcgcagttgcaaatgagaacttgttctcaactagcctacctggttaaataaaggtgttctcaactagcctacctggttaaataaaggtgttctcaactagcctacctggttaaataaaggtgttctcaactagcctacctggttaaataaaggtgaaataaaaaaataactaatAAATTGTACAATATATTCCATCATTTCAAATCTTATCGGTTGGTTGCCCTACGGTTGTGCTTACCGCTAGAAATGCAGGACTAATAGCCACCCAGCACACCTTCCAGAATAATCCAGGATAATAGCCTAACATGGATTTAATGTCATTGCTGAATCTTGTGATACCTGAAACAAATGAAAATTGAAGAGAGAGGGTTAAacaacactatgacaacaacttgaaaaaaaatattctaaaaaTAACTTTGTCATGTGCAATCtgaaaaatgtattgttaacaggATCCATAATGCACTTCTTCAGCTTTTACAaccacaacaaaatatggaattacatgttagtcattttagcagacactcttatccagagcaatttacagtagtaattagggttaagtgccttgctcaagggcacattgtcCGATTTTTCATCTgatcggggattcaaaccagcgaccgtTTGGTTACTGACCCAGCGCTTTTAAACGCTGGGATACCTGCAGTATAAATGAGGCAGTATGAATTAAAATGTCTTTCTAATGCAAGATACTACTAGGAGTATAGGAAGCGTAAACTGTAATATCACCATTAGTTCACCATTCTTACCATAGAACCAGGAAACAGCGATGGCCTCAAGAAAACCAACAGCAATGATGGAGGAACCCACCCCAAATTCCTCCAGCAGTTTCACCACATAGGCCCCACCCTGAGAGAAACACATGCTTGTCACTCGTGTGGCAAATGTATCATTCTAATCAAGTTACTCAAAATAGAACGGATTGTTCATTTACTATTCATTTATATTCTATTATTTAGCCTGTCTACAGTGCCATCTTGAAATGACAACTGTAGCATCAGCCGCTTCCACATTCTAGTCCTCAAGTGCTCTaaaaaaacattttcttaacCTGTTGTAGTCTGTCTTCAAAGTgctaaattcttatttacattggtaAGAGTGCTGAGGGAGCCCAAAAAGCACACAACGACCAAGCCCAGTACAAACAGCTCCCGTCTGTGTGCCAGGTATTCAGGGTATTCATCCATCACAGCAGTAATGATAGCCTCCAGTCCTCCGAACTTAGACAGAAATTAGAGCGGGCTACGTCAATGAGAGTGATTACATACAACAATTAAAGATCACTTAATTTAGAGATAATCTGATACATCAAATTAGGCAAGTCTTCATACCGTGCTGTCAAGCCCAAGAGTGATCATCATCACGAAGAAGATAATGGCGAAGAACGTTGATCCTGTCATGTTGGCTATGGCCTCTGGATATGTGATGAAGAGTAGGCTTGGACCTGGGGGGTAAATCCCAGGCTGAGAACAATCTCAAAGCTACAATGTCCTATTCTTGTTGTAGATATAGAAATACATTCTTATTGAACAAGTACAGTCAGTTACAGCAGTGTATCAAAAACATATAAATACACCAAAAACAGGTATTGGGAAAACTCTTTAAGTGGTtttagagagttagagagtttTGGCCACTTACCTTTGTCTCTGGCCACATCCTCCACATTCACATTTCTCTTCTCTGCCATGTACCCCAGCATAGTGAAGATCACAAACCCAGACATGAAGCTGGTCAGGCAGTTCACCAGGCTGGTCACTATGGCGTCACTACAGCGTCACAACATAGAGGCAAACATGGTGCCTGTCTGATCATCTCAAGTATTGTCATTCAGATACCTTACTCTGGTTTGTTTGTGAACAGTTGTTACATTGGGATTTTGTAAATGTGGCAACTGCCCCCCAAAATGGATTACCCTTGTAAGACATGTTCTCCAAGCTCGCTAGCCAGCAAGCAAACATAGACAGTGGACCATTGACATACACAGTATTCTAAATGCCATTTTTTCATTTCTATGGGGTGGGCATTCACTTTCTTTTCATTAGGATAACCCTGTCAGTAAGAGTAAGTCCATTCACATTCTGTGTGATTCATGAATGTCTCTGAGAAGCAGCAGTGCCACCGTTTCCTCACCTGTACCACTGTTACACTACTAACCACATTAACCATGTCCACGCCAGCCATCTTACAGGGAGCTTACAATTCAATTTGTCCTTCAGGTGAGCCCCGTCACCCATTCATCTCCCACCACGCTGGACTCACCACTCCCTCTTTCTAATTATAATTACATTGTCTTAAAGAGTTGCTGTGGGACATCCGTTTAAGCCTATCAATTCAAAACATGGTAAATAAATCCCTGTGATTGGCCGAtgcttcctccctcccctcctacatGGGGCTGATGTGTATGAAAGTGAAAGCTATAGTTAGCCTGCCCGAGACACATGTTTCTGCCACTGGATGTCAATGCATGATGGCTTTTTGTGAGAGAGATTGGAAACGCTATTGTGGAGATCCAGCCTCACTTCTACCTACCTCACTGGTTGTGGGGCATTCAGGACGAGGAGCAACTTCCTTTTCCACCCTGGACAAGCTTACCTCCTCTAAGTCATACTGGGTTTGACTTTTTAATTGTTTGgaagtgattgattgattgatgtggtTCACAGTTTCAGAAATGGAaggtttgtgggtttgattcccactggggCCACCCTTAGTGTAAGTCGCTTCGAATATAAGTGTCTACTAAATGGCATATGTGAATACAGGCAGATATACTGTAGCTTAATTGATCAAAGTCTCCCATTTCTCCAGGTGTGTTGTGTGCAAGTGACCCAAAAGATTGAGTAAGACTTTATAATACATTTAATGAATAACCCATTATACATGTTTATAAGTGGTTTATATATTTGAAATGCTTATGAATATGAATGTTAATAAAGCTTAGGCTATATGTTTCTAAATGCTACCAACCAAATAATTAAAGTTATTTAATAATAGTTTATAAATAGTTAATTTAATGCTTTTTCATGAAGATTATCACAAAGAGTTAGGCATAATTGAGCCAAATCATTTGGGATAAAACTTCTGCCAAATTgcatacctttaaaaaaaagttacttctgtaaaAATGGATAATCAGAAGTGTGTATTTACTATTATTCAAAGGAGTTTTAGTATCAGCTCTTACCGATAACAGTTGTTGGTGAAGGGGTTGTAGCTGGAGAGGGCAAGGAGTACCCCAAAGCCTGGCCCCAAGGAGAAGAAGATCTGAGCCGCAGCATCTACCCACACCTACAAAACACATGGAGATGAATTACACTCACATGACCGAACCTGTGGAATTCTATCTCACCATATTCACTAAATAAGCACTTAGGAAATTTACCTGAACTCTCATAATGTCAGACTTGGTGCTTTGACCTGTATTGTCTCCGTGCATTACTCAACAGAATAAAGACCTGTTTTAAGCTACTGAAGCCtaactgttcctgtctgtctgtctttctgtttgtctctctacCCGTCTGTCTGTCCAACCTCGACTCAGGGATCGACTAAACATAGTAAATGAACATTtgtatgttacgtttcatatggtatgtattcatttgtggacgtccatcatccatttcgtatgatatgttaagtaCTGAATTTCATACAATATGTTCCGAATTTGCAATATGCATGATATAActaattccaatttgttgtggctaacattagctaggtgcaGGCCCGTGCACAAACCTTTGGTGGAGTAGGTGCTTAAAGTGAAAAAAGGGCACACCcccaaatacactgagtgtaaaaaacattaaggacacctgatCTTTCCATGTCATAgaccgaccaggtgaatccaggtgaaagctatgatcccttattgatgtcacttgttaaatccactttaatcagtgcatatgaaggggaggagacaggttaaagaatgcttttaagccttgagaaaatggagacatggattgtgtgtgtgttccattcagagggtgaatgggcaagacaacatacttaggtgcctttgaacggggtatggtagcaggtgccaggcgcaccggtttgtgtcaagagctGCTGGGTTTTCCACACTCAagagtttcctgtgtgtatcaagaatggtccaccacccaaaggacattcagccaacttgacacaactgtgggaaacattgaaGCTAGCATTGGCCAGAATCGATGCAGCGCGACATATTTCCTTCcgtcgcatagagttgatcaggttgttgatttgtggcctgtggaatgttgtcccaatcctcttcaatgttcaatggctgtgcaaagttgctggatattggcgagatatcctcaatgggtgacatgtctggttaaTTTGCAGGCCATTTAAGAACAGCTtcaaggaattgtgtacagatccttgtgacatggggcagtgcattatcatgctgaaacatcagatgaatggcggtggatgaatggtatgacaatggacctcaggatcttgtcacggcatctctgtgcattaaaattgccatggataaaatgcaattgtgttcgcctgcccataccataaacccaccgccaccatggggcgctctgttcacaatgttgacatcagcaaaccgctcgcccacacgacgctatacatgttgtgaggctggttgaggtactgccaatttctctaaaatgatgtaggagatggcttatggtagagaaattaacattcaatcattcaacagctctggtggacattcctgcagtcagaatgccatttgcatgctccctcaaaacttgagacatctgtggtattgtgttgtgtgacaaaactgcacattttagagtggccttttattgtccccagcacaaggtgcacctgtgtaatgatcatgttgttgaatcagcttcttgatatgccacaccagtgaggtggatggattatcttggcaaaggagacatgctcactaacagggatgtaaccaaaattgtgcacaaaatttgacataaattatatttttgtgcatatggaaaatttctggaatcttttatttcagctcatgaaacatgggaccagaaCTTTACATGTGACATTactatttttgttcagcatatatctatacagtaccagtcaaactcattcatgggtttttctttatttttacaattttctatattgtagaataatccaaactatgaaataatacatatggaatcatgtagtaaccaaaaaagtgttcaacaaatctaaatatgtgttatatttgcgattcttcaaatagccaccctttgccttgatgacagctttggacgctcttcgcattctctcaaccagattcacctggaatgattttccaacagtcttgaaggagttcccacatacgctgagcactagttggctacttttccttcactctgcggtccaactcatcccaaaccatctccatttggttgaggtcgggggattgtggaggccaggtcatctgatgcagcacttgtcactctccttcttggtaaaatagcccttacacagcctggaggtgtgttgggtcattgtcctgttgaaaaacaaatgatagtcccactaaacccaaaccagatgggatagagttctaaataaatcccagacagtgtcaccagcaaagcacccacacaccataacaccgCCTCCtgcatgctttacggtgggaaccacacatgcggagatcatccgttcacccacactccAATTTGGACTTCAGACCAAACaacaaatttccaccagtctaatgtccattggtcgtgtttcttttcccaagcaagtctcttggtatgattggtgtcctttagtagtggtttctttgcagcaagtcgaccatgaaggcctgattcacatagtctcctctgaaaagtttatgttcagatgtgtctgttacttgaactctgtgaagcatttatttgggctgaaatttctgaggctggtaactctaatgaactcatcctctgcagcagaggtaactctgggtcttccattcttgtggcggtcctcatgagagtcagtttcatcatagcgcttgatggttttcgcgactgcacttgaagaaactttaaaagttcttgaaatgttccttattgactgaccttgatgtcttaaagtaacgatggactgtcgtttctcattgcttatttcagctgttcttgccataatatgtacttggtattttaccaaatagggctatcttctgtttacccccctaccttgtcacaacacaactgattggctcaaacgcattaagaaggaaagaaattccacaaattaacttttaagaaggaacacctattaatttaaatgcattccagatgactacctcatgaagctgcttgagagaatgtcaagtgtgtgcaaagctgtcatcaaggcaaagtgtggctatttgaaaaatctcaaatataaaatatattttgattttattaacacttttctggttactacatgattccatatgtgttatttcatagttttgatgtcttcactattattctacaatgtagaaaatagtaaaaataaagaaaaacacttgaatgagtaggagttCAAAAACGTTTGACCagtagtgcttctacacctgcattgcttgctgtttggggttttaggctgggtttctgtacagcactttgagatatcagctgatgtacgaagggctatataaataaatttgattagaTTAGTGTAtaaacagtgcatttggaaagtattcagacctcttcactttttccacattttgttacgtcactgccttattctaaaatggattaaataaaataaatcccatcattctacacacaataccccataatgacaacgtgaaaacaggttgatagaaatgtttgcaaatgtataatttaaaaaaacttaaatccattattcacataagtattcagactctttgctatgagactcgaaattgagctcggtGCATCccttttccattgatcatccttgagatgtttctacaacttgattagagtcctgCTGTGCtgaattctattgattggacatgatttggaagggcacacacctgtctatataaagtcctacagttgacagtgcatgtcagagcaaaaaccaagccatgaggttgaaggaattgtccgtagcgctccAAGACAgaattggaagaagtttggaaccaccaagactcttcctagagctgaccgcccaacctaactgagcaatcgggggagaagggccttggtcagggaggtgaccaagaacccaaaggtcactctgacagggctccagagttcctctgtggagctgggagaatcttccagaaggacaaccatctgtgcagccctccaccaatcaggtctttattgTAGAGTGAGATATGTAGATGTAAATGTAGATAAcacttttatttcccttttgaCCCCCCATTTTAATTGCATAGAGAATCAGGGGAAATCCAGATGATCAAATGTGTCACACAAGCATGAGGATGTCGTGCTCGAAGGGGGTGTTCATGAATGCACCTATGGGatgctcgggggggggggggggggtttatgccGCAACCCATGGGATATGCCAACGGGACAAGTGCATTAGCGCATTGCTCTGCATTCGCGGTGACAGAAGGGCAGAGGAGGGGGCTTTTTTCAAGATTTATGAGTTTATGAGAAATGATCTAATTTGATGGGCAATTTGTTGCATTTAAAGTTACAAGGCCACCAATCAAAAGGGCACTTTTTTCACAGGAGGGCAAAAGGGCAGGCGCTCCAGCATCCCTATGGCTctatctgtgcacgtgcctggctaggtggctaggtggctaacattagctaggctagggtttagggttagggttaggggttaaggttatgtCTTTGAGGCCAGGctggtctgcctgcctgcctgcctgtctatctgtgaTAATCCTCTGCTATTCTAGAGATTTAAATGCTATGCAATTTATGTTCTCATTTTAAAATTGTTCCATTTCGGACAGCTGATTCCATCCAAgcatcaaatcatatcaaatcaaatcaagcacAGTGTTTCTTGCTGAATACATAATAAATACCATGTAACACTTCAAATGAAAGTCTGCACATAATAATATATAACTTTTTATTAGCATGTATGCACCTTTATGTCTATGCACATTTTGCTGTTTTGTAGTCAGGATAATAGTAAGCTATTATAAAGGGGGTCATACATGCTGATGTCAAGTCTTGTAATGCATTgcacatcataatgcattatacctgcAGCGTAAGCACAAATTAAAGGGTGTTCATTGAATTGAATTCCAAAATTGTAATTTTCTGTATTTTCCGATGGATTTCTGTGACCTGTTGTGTCCAATGACAGTTGTGCTGAATGATAGCCTCATACAGATCCTATTTCACAGCTGTACTGAGTGATCTGAAGAGGAGCATGcatttggagagggagaggaggacgaaAAGAGAAAGTATATGTGTGATTGCGAGAGAATGGAGTGGGGGGCTTTGTTAATGTAAAAAACATCTAAACCAATTACGCATCTCATTATCACATGCTGTGGCTTATTTATGCATCTCATCTCATCATTATTCCCTTGAACCAAAGCACTCACTCATACTGAGCCAACAACACAGCACTGGACCATGAGACACTAGAAATTAAAGGACATATGATAGACTGTTCCCAATATACTGGTTGCAATGAACTCAGTCTGCCATCCCCATCACCAGAAAGGCAAGTTTACACGTCCTCTTCATCACCAGGGAAATAACATTATTTTGTATGGGATTGACTGTGTTTGACCACTGCTGTGCACTTCCTTTCTTTGATGGATTTTGACACAGGCGGGTGCAGAATGCTGTGCTGTGACGtgcaaaaaaaaactactgtgtATGTACAACCAAATAATGACATCATTCTAACATCCCATGCCAAGTTTTTGCCCGCTCAGTCTACTATACCAACTCCCATTTGGTACCAAAATTATCAGACAATTACGCGAAATTCTTCAAGCTATTTGACAGTGTTTCCTGCTCCAAACAGATGATCATATGGAATTGATGTGATCATGTGGAATCTTATCATAACTCACACTGGTCTCGAAGAGTTTCTCCCACTTGGGCTGGAGGTAGAAGACCACTCCCTTCCATGCACCTGGTAGGGTGGCACCACGAATCAACAGGATGAAGAGCACCACATAGGGCAAGGTGGCTGTCACCCACACTACCTGGCACGGTACGGGCAAagcagcagacagagagagagagagatgagaagggaAGAGAAATTGAGATTATAGCCTTGTGAATCACACTGGACAAGGTATTGTAATGACCCTAGTTTATGAACATCCCCAACTGAAATATCTCTCTGGGGCCAGTGTGTTTGCCTTTGGGTCGAATGAGCTGGTATTAACCACCACCATTTTGCTATAATATGCTCAGGTAATTTcccccacacactgacacccCTTTCCTGGAAGAGTGGCTTGGACTTGTTACCTTCCCTGATGTCTTCACTCCCTTCCAGAGACTGAAGTAAACGATAGTGAAGATGAGGAAGAGGCAGAGCATCAGCTGCCAGCGAACACCCCCCACGTTACTCAGCCCATCGGACTTGTGGATTTCCAGAACATTCCTCCTAAGGTGGAACAATATATGAGTTGTTTACATGTACTTCCTTTGTCTGTAAGCCTCTGCCTACATACACTGCTAAAACTAAGGATGCTTTGTGGTTCGATATAGATCCTTTTTGAGGGCCATATAATACAGATAgatgatcttaatttgatcaccctgttgcaggaggaAATGTAAcatttgtagtgtatttgaggtttaaaaaggctttccactttccactttgaaattacagACTTAATTTACCAAACcctacaaaaatataaatgaattataatccacataataatttacatcctattgctgcaggattattttcctgctgtagcaaattggctcaaattaagatgctACATCTGTGTAAGCGAGCCATTGAACTATCATTGGTTAGCTAAATAGAGCACCAGTTCTTCTTGCAGTGTGCTAAGTTCATTTCCTGTTTTCTATATAGCTTTACATAATCACAGCATGTTTCAACACTTGTAAGCAAGTGTTTGATGAAAAAACGAAAATGACAATGCACTATTGTGAAATGTAAAAGATGTCTAAATATTTTAATGCAATGAAATGATAAAAATGATGTCAACCCATTGACGTGGTTTTTCGAGATGATGGTAACAGTATTTCACCGTGCTGTCTGCCACTTACATGCACTTACGTGTAAAATTCCTCAGCAGGTGACCTGGAGTAGTTATTCCAGGTCACGTTGTCTTTCAGGAAGTAGTTGGTGCAGTTTTCAGTGTTCCAGGCATTGTCACAGTTGGTCCAGGGCAGGACGCTGGCGAAGGACGAGTAGAAGTAGAAGAGTGCCCAGGCGATGATGGTG is a window of Oncorhynchus kisutch isolate 150728-3 linkage group LG3, Okis_V2, whole genome shotgun sequence DNA encoding:
- the LOC109871524 gene encoding sodium-dependent serotonin transporter: MTRQDSAAPAGSLSVQGPSNPGYNTNPVPVPVITQTDTRDKWSKKMDFLLSVIGFAVDLGNVWRFPYICYQNGGGAFLIPYIVMAIFGGVPLFYMELALGQFHRTGAISIWKHICPIFKGIGYAICVISLYVSFYYNTIIAWALFYFYSSFASVLPWTNCDNAWNTENCTNYFLKDNVTWNNYSRSPAEEFYTRNVLEIHKSDGLSNVGGVRWQLMLCLFLIFTIVYFSLWKGVKTSGKVVWVTATLPYVVLFILLIRGATLPGAWKGVVFYLQPKWEKLFETSVWVDAAAQIFFSLGPGFGVLLALSSYNPFTNNCYRDAIVTSLVNCLTSFMSGFVIFTMLGYMAEKRNVNVEDVARDKGPSLLFITYPEAIANMTGSTFFAIIFFVMMITLGLDSTFGGLEAIITAVMDEYPEYLAHRRELFVLGLVVVCFLGSLSTLTNGGAYVVKLLEEFGVGSSIIAVGFLEAIAVSWFYGITRFSNDIKSMLGYYPGLFWKVCWVAISPAFLAYIIVSSLLKPAPLQLFDYKYPDWSITVGYIIGASSFMWIPIYMVYKLVWTPGSLKQRLAVCLRPERTIMPEIHTDSLNMSTVP